Proteins co-encoded in one Fusarium musae strain F31 chromosome 3, whole genome shotgun sequence genomic window:
- a CDS encoding hypothetical protein (EggNog:ENOG41) produces MSSTDSDASASATDSATGTAASITSSIASSLLSSAISASETLSASGTSSDEPTKTSSGGLAGISPSQTSAADKDKGIGVVSFLTAVAVAVAVFAVQILLFLILRNKLARIFKPKTYLVPERERTESPPNKPLAMLKTLWHYGDREVIEKCGLDAYFFLRYLKTLLIIFLPIGAIVMPILIPLNYVGGLGQKVDVRDDDDEKNEGTPTGLDTLSWGNVSPKNSSRYTAHLIMAILVVIWVCTVFFFELRVYIKVRQDYLTSAEHRLRASATTVLVNSIPAKWLSEDALMGLFDVFPGGIRNIWLNRDLSSLLDKVKERNKIHLALEQAETDLIKDAKKAQLKQQKAEEKKRRKELKLKAETKQERADRNAKDDAAAQRMAQSASGTAAGDQHNVPHSVDAGVRESQYETYNHDVEHEHEEHNKKRGFRVPVLGDPLAKVGHGIMGVVSKAGNNVDDTLETTNGFMGLSQSTEPRTTSRTSDRVRERASVDEDELNSPSDTLRVLNNQSRNGRASADSTAAINPQTNREHFGNPGNTVRKLENIDEIYSKEEAKWWQFWKPPPGAYASPVPQGGVSAAFRQKKTNESRPLWQKMKSSLPFMSPDDEAEPMEYPTAYNTEYKEDAEPAEWEKYLKKKDRPTHRLPLFGQSWLFGVPFVTKKVDTIYWCREELARLNQEIETDQQHPERFPLANSAFIQFNHQVAAHMACQSVIHHVPRQMAPRMNEISPKDVDWDNMAFSWWQEWLRSGLVFVIVVAMIFLWAIPVAWTAALSQLDNLIRSNQWLSFLKDNNTVHNIAKAVAGVLPAVVLGILLVLIPIILDFLARFRGAKTGSQRAEFVQIFYFAFLFIQVFLIVSIASFFAASLDELVHNVQELQTVSDVLNLLAYNLPSAANYFFSYMILQAMSTSSATLLQLGALVMWYVIAKILDSTARNKWSRNTNLRQVKWGAFFPIYTNFACIGIVYCVIAPLISIFAILTFALLWFAQRYAMLYVTRFEHDTGGVLYPRAINQTFTGIYFMELCMAGLFFLVRDDKDNDVCTPHGIIMIIVLILTVVYQVLLNYSFGPLFRYLPITFEDEAVLRDQAFQRAQDRRLGLLDNDELAEERDSSEYQEKDQQLQNGQGIEMRKFGTIRRPVKQVGTWAKDGGNQLRKLAGVNRDKDKSKRASEYRRKHRQKDIEAQLAIGEALFGGIHDEIEDLTPEERDALVRHAFQHEALRARRPTVWIPHDDLGISDDEIRRTQAYSEHIWISNEGTALDSKVRVVYGRAPPDFSEVDLINL; encoded by the exons ATGTCGTCAACAGATTCAGACGCTTCGGCGTCAGCGACCGATTCGGCTACAGGAACAGCAGCTTCGATAACTAGCTCTATCGCGAGCTCCCTACTGTCCTCAGCGATCTCCGCCTCCGAAACACTAAGTGCATCTGGTACCTCGTCCGATGAGCCAACAAAAACGTCTTCGGGAGGATTGGCAGGAATATCTCCATCGCAGACTAGCGCTgcagacaaggacaagggaATCGGCGTCGTCAGTTTCCTCACTGCCGTGGCTGTCGCTGTAGCAGTTTTTGCAGTCCAGATTCTGCTTTTCCTAATTCTTCGCAATAAACTGGCCCGCATTTT TAAACCCAAGACCTATTTGGTACCCGAACGAGAACGAACTGAATCACCGCCTAATAAGCCCCTTGCTATGCTGAAGACATTATGGCATTATGGAGATCGTGAGGTTATCGAAAAATGTGGTCTAGACGCCTATTTCTTCCTTCGCTACCTCAAGACACTTCTGATCATTTTCCTTCCCATTGGCGCCATTGTTATGCCGATTCTGATCCCTCTGAACTACGTTGGTGGTCTTGGACAAAAGGTTGATGTCagggatgatgacgatgaaaagAATGAAGGCACGCCTACTGGTCTCGACACACTCTCGTGGGGAAATGTCAGTCCCAAGAACTCTAGCCGATACACAGCACATTTAATTATGGCCATCCTAGTGGTTATTTGGGTCTGCACGGTTTTCTTCTTTGAGCTCCGGGTATACATCAAGGTTCGACAAGACTACCTTACAAGCGCTGAGCACCGACTCAGAGCTTCAGCTACTACCGTCCTAGTCAACTCTATTCCTGCCAAGTGGCTCAGCGAAGACGCTCTGATGGGTCTCTTCGATGTTTTCCCTGGAGGCATAAGAAATATTTGGCTCAACCGAGATTTATCATCACTAttggacaaggtcaaggagcgGAACAAGATTCACCTGGCACTCGAACAAGCAGAGACGGATCTGATCAAAGATGCCAAGAAAGCACAGCTTAAGCAGCAAAAggcagaagagaagaaacgcCGCAAAGAATTGAAGCTTAAAGCCGAAACAAAACAAGAAAGAGCAGACCGGAATGCTAAAGACGACGCGGCAGCCCAGCGAATGGCACAGAGTGCTTCAGGTACGGCGGCTGGCGATCAGCATAATGTTCCCCACAGCGTGGATGCTGGTGTTCGTGAGTCTCAATATGAGACGTACAACCATGACGTtgagcatgagcatgaggAACACAACAAAAAGAGGGGTTTCAGGGTACCTGTTCTAGGCGATCCGCTCGCTAAGGTCGGGCATGGAATTATGGGTGTTGTGTCTAAGGCTGGCAACAACGTGGACGACACTCTGGAGACAACAAATGGTTTCATGGGCCTCTCCCAATCAACCGAACCTCGGACTACGTCTCGAACTTCTGACCGAGTTCGTGAGCGGGCTTCagtggatgaggatgagctcAACTCTCCTTCAGACACTCTCCGGGTTCTGAACAATCAGTCACGAAACGGCAGGGCCTCGGCCGATAGCACCGCAGCCATCAACCCTCAAACAAACCGCGAACATTTTGGCAATCCTGGTAACACGGTCCGAAAGCTGGAGAACATTGATGaaatttatagtaaagaggAAGCTAAGTGGTGGCAATTCTGGAAGCCGCCTCCGGGTGCTTATGCTTCACCTGTCCCCCAAGGAGGTGTTTCGGCAGCATTCaggcagaagaagacgaacGAAAGCAGGCCTTTGTGGCAAAAGATGAAGTCTTCCCTCCCATTTATGAGcccagatgatgaagcagagcCCATGGAATATCCTACAGCCTACAACACCGAGTACAAGGAGGATGCCGAGCCAGCGGAATGGGAGAAATATCTtaagaagaaggatcgcCCAACGCATCGCCTTCCTCTGTTCGGACAGTCCTGGCTCTTCGGAGTTCCTTTTGTCACTAAGAAGGTCGATACAATCTACTGGTGTCGTGAAGAACTGGCCCGTCTCAACCAAGAAATTGAAACGGACCAACAGCATCCTGAACGATTCCCGCTCGCGAACTCTGCCTTTATCCAGTTCAACCACCAAGTTGCGGCTCATATGGCTTGCCAGAGTGTGATTCACCACGTACCCAGGCAAATGGCCCCAAGAATGAACGAAATTTCACCAAAGGATGTCGATTGGGATAACATGGCGTTCAGCTGGTGGCAAGAGTGGCTGCGATCCGGACTTGTCTTTGTTATCGTTGTTGCTATGATCTTCCTCTGGGCTATCCCCGTTGCTTGGACGGCCGCTCTGAGCCAGCTTGACAACCTTATCCGATCTAATCAGTGGCTGTCTTTCCTTAAGGATAACAACACAGTCCACAATATCGCGAAAGCCGTGGCTGGTGTCTTGCCAGCAGTCGTCCTCGGTAtactgctggtgctgattcCCATCATTCTGGATTTCCTCGCTCGCTTTAGAGGTGCGAAGACAGGTTCCCAGAGAGCCGAGTTTGTCCAGATCTTCTACTTCGCCTTCCTGTTCATTCAAGTTTTCCTGATTGTCTCTATTGCGTCGTTCTTCGCGGCATCGCTTGATGAGCTGGTACACAACGTTCAAGAACTCCAGACCGTTTCCGACGTTCTGAACCTGTTGGCGTATAATTTGCCCAGTGCGGCGAATTACTTCTTCTCTTACATGATTCTGCAAGCCATGTCTACCAGCTCTGCaactcttctccaactcggcGCTCTGGTCATGTGGTATGTTATTGCCAAAATCCTCGACAGCACTGCACGTAACAAGTGGTCGCGGAACACCAATCTGCGCCAGGTGAAATGGGGCGCATTCTTCCCAATCTACACCAACTTCGCGTGTATCGGAATTGTCTACTGTGTCATCGCACCACTGATTTCCATCTTCGCCATTCTTACCTTTGCGCTCTTGTGGTTTGCTCAACGTTATGCTATGCTCTACGTCACCCGCTTCGAGCACGATACAGGTGGTGTCCTGTACCCTCGAGCCATTAACCAGACCTTTACTGGCATCTACTTCATGGAACTTTGCATGGCTGGTTTGTTCTTCCTCGTTCGAGATGACAAGGACAATGACGTCTGCACACCTCAtggcatcatcatgatcatcgTTCTTATCCTTACCGTCGTCTATCAAGTGCTCCTCAACTATTCTTTCGGACCACTCTTCCGCTACCTTCCGATCACTTTCGAAGATGAGGCGGTATTGCGTGATCAGGCATTCCAGCGAGCCCAGGATCGCCGTCTGGGTCTTTTGGACAACGACGAGCTGGCAGAGGAACGTGATAGCTCCGAGTATCAAGAGAAGGATCAACAACTCCAGAATGGCCAAGGTATTGAGATGCGAAAGTTTGGTACCATTCGACGCCCTGTGAAGCAGGTCGGAACATGGGCAAAGGATGGCGGTAACCAGCTTCGCAAGTTGGCTGGTGTCAACAGGGATAAGGACAAGAGTAAAAGAGCCTCGGAATACCGAAGAAAGCACCGCCAGAAGGATATTGAAGCTCAGCTTGCTATTGGTGAAGCTCTCTTTGGCGGCATTCATGACGAAATCGAGGACCTCACACCCGAAGAGAGAGATGCGCTTGTTAGGCACGCGTTCCAGCACGAAGCTCTTCGGGCCCGTCGCCCTACTGTCTGGATTCCACACGACGATCTTGGCATTAGCGATGACGAGATCCGTCGAACACAGGCATACAGCGAACACATCTGGATCAGCAACGAGGGCACGGCCCTCGACAGCAAGGTCCGAGTAGTTTATGGCAGAGCACCACCAGATTTCTCTGAGGTTGATCTGATCAACCTGTGA